Proteins encoded in a region of the Anopheles ziemanni chromosome 2, idAnoZiCoDA_A2_x.2, whole genome shotgun sequence genome:
- the LOC131293483 gene encoding uncharacterized protein LOC131293483 yields the protein MGSFSRNITVAVLSLVQLFHLAPICNAQTVTDCLRRVPESSRGKICDIRQYHVTARGDDADRYLSCALAAIRFVGEDGSVQRNVLLSALDEVETHDGVYTDSVDACLSKTRKLTGTERPGAFFACMLATESAQNFKDALELQELKVGGQWTEGEAFDGARVHQLVQEVNRKLQCK from the exons ATGGGGAGTTTTAGTCGGAACATCACAGTTGCAGTTCTTAGCCTGGTGCAGTTGTTCCACTTGGCCCCGATTTGCAACGCACAAACGGTGACGGATTGTCTCCGGCGGGTTCCGGAGTCGTCGCGTGGAAAAATTTGCGACATCCGGCAGTATCACGTTACGGCGAGAGGAGATGATGCCGATCGGTACCTTAGCTGTGCCTTGGCAGCAATCCGATTCGTCGGAGAGGATGGTTCGGTTCAG AGAAATGTTCTCCTATCGGCACTGGATGAGGTCGAAACGCACGATGGCGTGTATACGGACAGCGTTGACGCTTGTCTATCGAAAACGCGGAAGTTAACCGGGACCGAGCGTCCGGGTGCGTTTTTCGCCTGCATGCTTGCGACGGAGTCGGCACAGAACTTCAAAGATGCGCTGGAACTGCAGGAACTGAAGGTTGGTGGGCAGTGGACCGAAGGGGAAGCGTTTGATGGGGCCAGGGTGCACCAGTTGGTGCAGGAAGTGAACAGAAAGCTGCagtgtaaataa
- the LOC131293484 gene encoding uncharacterized protein LOC131293484, translating to MMKNIFIAFGLVWCMVLLVQAGKPKTVEECEKNIPASLKNRICELRQYQTDSSPDMDKHMQCVLEVVGFVDEMGNVEFQELLGVLKVVDSSGDHAANIKKCVAEASSVLTSSQKANAFYTCFLGTSSASGFKKAVDYVELLRAGKLKAGSPFNFGIVQGLIKEIDDGLCK from the exons atgatgaaaaatatctTCATAGCGTTCGGTCTAGTCTGGTGCATGGTTTTACTAGTACAg GCGGGAAAGCCCAAAACTGTAGAAGAATGTGAGAAAAATATTCCGGCTTCGTTGAAGAATCGCATCTGCGAGCTGCGCCAGTATCAGACGGACAGCTCGCCGGACATGGACAAGCATATGCAGTGCGTCCTGGAGGTGGTTGGTTTCGTGGACGAAATGGGCAATGTTGAG TTCCAAGAGCTTCTGGGTGTACTGAAAGTAGTCGATTCCTCCGGTGATCACGCTGCCAACATCAAGAAGTGCGTCGCAGAGGCTTCCAGCGTCCTGACGTCCAGTCAGAAGGCGAACGCTTTCTATACGTGCTTTTTGGGAACCAGCTCGGCGTCAGGATTCAAGAAAGCGGTCGACTACGTGGAGCTTCTGCGCGCTGGAAAGCTGAAGGCAGGTTCTCCCTTCAACTTTGGCATCGTGCAGGGTTTGATCAAGGAAATTGACGATGGATTGTGCAAGTAG
- the LOC131293485 gene encoding 37 kDa salivary gland allergen Aed a 2-like: MFHKSARTVKQCEKQMPASLKGRLCEIRQYKIFDGLDMEKHIECVMNALGFLDEEGFGDYHSLYEPLNAIKEDARHGFNLENCVASTLELSNTAKRAHGFYKCMLTSTSSDGFKKVFDLTELIKAGKLPQGSKYSKKVDTMMKNIDKKVCQ; the protein is encoded by the exons ATGTTTCATAag TCTGCAAGAACAGTGAAACAATGCGAGAAACAGATGCCAGCTTCTTTGAAAGGACGGTTATGTGAAATTCGTCAGTATAAAATCTTCGATGGTTTGGATATGGAAAAACACATTGAGTGTGTGATGAACGCATTAGGATTTCTTGATGAAGAAGGTTTCGGAGAC TATCACTCGTTGTATGAGCCTCTGAACGCGATCAAAGAGGACGCTCGACATGGATTTAACCTGGAGAACTGCGTAGCATCAACGCTTGAGCTATCGAACACGGCAAAACGGGCGCATGGTTTCTACAAGTGCATGCTGACATCAACATCCTCGGATGGGtttaagaaggtgtttgatttGACTGAACTTATAAAAGCTGGGAAGCTGCCCCAGGGTTCTAAGTACAGCAAGAAAGTAGAcacaatgatgaaaaatatcgATAAGAAAGTATGTCAATAA
- the LOC131294886 gene encoding 37 kDa salivary gland allergen Aed a 2-like, whose translation MISKVVISFFAIIALVQLAEAAKTVAECEKQMPSSLKGRLCELRQYKIIDGQDMDKHMDCVMKTIGFVDKDGRGDYHKLIKPLNAIEKHKKHDFNLETCMGKTFRLPNAGSRANAFYKCMLQSDSAESFKKVFDLTELILAGKLSAGAQYDNKAANMMKKIDAKICK comes from the exons ATGATCAGCAAAGTTGTCATATCTTTCTTCGCGATAATCGCCTTAGTGCAG CTGGCTGAGGCCGCGAAGACGGTCGCTGAATGCGAAAAGCAGATGCCATCATCGTTGAAAGGGCGGCTGTGTGAACTTCGTCAGTACAAAATCATCGATGGCCAGGATATGGATAAGCACATGGACTGCGTCATGAAAACCATAGGATTTGTCGACAAGGATGGTCGCGGAGAT TACCACAAGCTGATCAAGCCTCTAAATGCCATCGAGAAGCATAAGAAGCACGACTTCAACCTGGAGACTTGTATGGGAAAAACGTTTCGACTACCGAACGCAGGCAGCCGAGCGAACGCATTCTACAAGTGCATGCTGCAGTCCGATTCGGCGGAGTCGTTCAAGAAGGTGTTCGATCTGACCGAGCTGATCCTGGCGGGCAAACTTTCGGCAGGTGCTCAGTACGACAACAAAGCGGCCAACatgatgaagaaaattgatGCGAAAATTTGCAAGTAA
- the LOC131285226 gene encoding beta-1,4-galactosyltransferase 2, whose protein sequence is MITFRLSSSVYAYAAYLALMVWFLWPGRFASLYEYIEGENIYDQLIRKTTKNISLMRNGLRCDYSEVIEENLALFRPPFTEDIINNNVRIGGEYYPEDCLPSFSTAIIVPYRQRERQLNQFLIYMHNYLRRQRIHYRIFIIEQYDPKPFNRAKLFNIGALIAMGMDYPCLVLHDVDLMPMSLGNMYACSRKPRHMSSSLDEFRYNLPYRGLFGGAVAIESSVFLNVNGMSNMFSGWGGEDDDLYARLQNKQIEICRFSPAYSQYTMLPHRKETPNKDRVVFLKNGKLRYHTDGLNSLVYKQVGFKLHNLFTHVLVET, encoded by the coding sequence ATGATAACTTTCCGCCTGTCTAGCAGCGTGTACGCGTATGCGGCGTACCTGGCGCTAATGGTGTGGTTCCTGTGGCCCGGTCGGTTTGCCAGCCTGTACGAGTACATCGAGGGCGAAAATATCTACGATCAGCTGATACGGAAGACGACCAAAAACATCTCCCTAATGCGTAATGGCCTCCGGTGTGATTACAGTGAGGTGATTGAGGAAAATCTCGCCCTCTTCCGGCCACCGTTTACGGAGGATATCATCAACAATAACGTGCGGATCGGGGGCGAGTACTATCCGGAAGATTGCCTTCCGAGTTTTAGCACGGCCATCATCGTACCCTACCGGCAGCGCGAGCGGCAGCTGAATCAGTTTCTGATCTACATGCACAACTACTTGCGCCGGCAGCGGATCCACTATCGCATATTTATCATCGAGCAGTACGACCCTAAACCGTTCAACCGGGCCAAACTGTTCAACATCGGTGCCCTAATCGCAATGGGTATGGACTACCCGTGCCTGGTACTGCACGACGTCGACCTTATGCCGATGAGTCTCGGCAATATGTACGCCTGCTCGCGTAAACCGCGCCACATGAGCTCGAGCCTCGACGAGTTCCGGTACAATCTACCCTACCGTGGACTGTTCGGCGGTGCGGTGGCCATTGAGTCCAGCGTGTTCCTGAACGTGAACGGCATGTCGAATATGTTCAGTGGCTGGGGCGGTGAGGACGACGATCTGTACGCGCGGCTGCAGAACAAGCAGATTGAAATTTGCCGTTTCAGCCCGGCGTACAGTCAGTACACGATGCTGCCGCACCGCAAGGAAACACCGAACAAGGACCGGGTGGTATTCCTAAAGAATGGCAAGCTGCGCTACCATACCGATGGACTCAACTCGCTGGTCTACAAACAGGTCGGGTTTAAACTGCACAACCTTTTCACACACGTGTTGGTTGAGACATAA
- the LOC131285396 gene encoding WD repeat-containing protein 55 homolog: MRNFRSPQFRDSISDSEEEDLGLLAEPYVETDPDIVELFDGDIQLVIGNVYDMANDAYTSDSEPQAPHYSPDMSESDNDSSDIVSDSQFVQSTPSSSDDEDEDDDDDDDDDDDDDGRGAGTSEEQPLRRAIDDYDEEMEEDEVVKAIIAEIKKPRSKPPDIKTDDYVVDLSFHPLEDILAIGTSVGDVLIYKYTNEENTLAATHELHTKAIRGVEFTRDGSGLISTGRERSILLSDIETGKLKWFVDDAHEEPVYSMCITGEHTFATGDEDGSLKLWDVRQKDAVFLVRPVEDFISSILTSQQQQKYLLLTSGDGYLTTLNIAQRKLYVQSEPYEEEMNCMATFKRDTKLVVGTSKGNFYTYNWGQFAYHCDAFVGPLACANRMVPVTEQIAVTAGEDGIIRAMHVVPGRVLGIVGQHSMAIETLDISGSGELIATSSHDNDVRFWNIKYFEDFDDIKYNSKPDKRALKHNLPSSQRTNAKDFFADLDA; this comes from the exons AT GAGGAATTTCCGTTCGCCTCAGTTCCGCGACTCTATCAGCGATAGCGAAGAGGAAGATCTTGGCCTGCTGGCGGAGCCGTACGTGGAAACGGATCCCGACATAGTGGAGCTATTCGACGGAGATATACAGTTGGTCATAGGAAACGTGTACGACATGGCAAACGACGCTTATACCTCCGATTCCGAGCCGCAAGCTCCGCATTACTCGCCCGACATGAGCGAAAGTGATAACGACAGTAGCGATATCGTCAGCGATAGTCAATTCGTACAAAGCACACCTTCCAGTTCGGACGACGAAGATgaagacgacgatgacgacgacgatgatgatgacgacgatgatggtaGAG GTGCTGGTACATCAGAAGAGCAACCTCTCCGTCGAGCAATAGACGATTACGATGAAGAGATGGAGGAGGATGAAGTGGTGAAAGCTATCATTGCCGAAATCAAGAAACCACGGTCCAAACCACCGGACATAAAGACGGACGACTATGTGGTAGATCTTTCGTTCCATCCGCTCGAAGATATACTGGCCATCGGAACGTCGGTAGGTGATGTACTGATATACAAGTATACGAACGAGGAAAACACACTAGCCGCTACGCACGAGCTGCACACGAAAGCGATTCGTGGGGTAGAATTTACCCGCGATGGCAGTGGCCTCATCTCAACCGGCCGGGAACGTTCGATCCTGCTGTCGGATATTGAAACGGGCAAGCTGAAGTGGTTCGTCGATGATGCTCATGAAGAACCCGTCTATTCAATGTGCATTACCGGGGAGCATACGTTTGCAACCGGTGATGAAGATGGCTCGCTAAAGCTGTGGGATGTGCGCCAAAAGGATGCCGTATTTTTGGTGAGACCGGTCGAAGATTTCATTTCTTCCATCCTAACGAGTCAACAGCAACAGAAGTACCTGCTGTTGACAAGCGGGGACGGTTATCTCACAACGCTCAACATTGCGCAGAG GAAGCTGTACGTCCAATCGGAACCGTATGAAGAAGAGATGAACTGCATGGCTACGTTTAAGCGCGATACTAAGCTAGTGGTCGGCACCTCAAAAGGCAACTTCTACACGTACAATTGGGGTCAGTTTGCGTACCACTGTGACGCTTTCGTTGGTCCACTGGCATGTGCCAATCGGATGGTGCCCGTTACGGAACAGATTGCCGTTACGGCCGGTGAGGATGGTATCATTCGCGCGATGCATGTCGTTCCCGGGCGAGTGCTCGGCATTGTCGGCCAGCACTCAATGGCCATCGAGACGCTGGACATTAGCGGATCCGGAGAGTTGATCGCCACCAGCTCGCATGACAACGACGTGCGATTTTGGAACATCAAATACTTTGAAGACTTCGACGATATCAAGTACAACAGCAAGCCGGACAAGCGGGCACTCAAACACAATCTGCCATCGTCGCAGCGTACCAATGCGAAGGATTTCTTCGCGGATCTAGATGCGTAA
- the LOC131286793 gene encoding programmed cell death protein 10 isoform X2: MTMGDDAPVVTSLVLPILIRPILSQLERRDVVASQTLRAALTKAEQSHPGLTYDLVMGIIKKGDINVNMNESILRLQGAATDTDLIEYRLNRTEDAFQELNKKSAALKRILSRIPDEIADRKTFLETIKEIASAIKKLLDAVNEVVGFIPGSSGKQAVEQRKKEFVKYSKKFSTTLKEYFKEGEANAVFVSALYLIHQTNQIMITVKNKCE, translated from the exons ATGACAATGGGAGATGATGCGCCAGTCGTAACATCCCTGGTGCTTCCGATTCTGATACGGCCAATACTGTCGCAG CTGGAACGGCGCGATGTTGTCGCTTCGCAGACGTTGCGGGCCGCCCTGACCAAAGCAGAACAGAGCCATCCGGGTTTGACGTACGATCTGGTCATGGGCATCATCAAGAAGGGCGACATCAATGTCAACATGAACGAGAGCATCCTCAGACTGCAGGGTGCGGCCACAGATACGGATT TAATCGAATATCGACTGAACCGGACGGAAGATGCATTCCAGGAGCTGAACAAAAAGTCCGCGGCTCTCAAACGAATCCTGAGCCGAATTCCGGACGAGATAGCGGATCGGAAAACATTCCTGGAAACAATAAA AGAAATAGCTAGTGCCATTAAAAAGCTGCTCGATGCGGTCAATGAGGTGGTCGGCTTCATACCCGGATCGTCCGGGAAGCAGGCGGTTGAGCAGCGAAAGAAGGAGTTTGTGAAGTATTCCAAAAAGTTCAGTACCACCTTGAAGGAATACTTCAAGGAAGGCGA GGCTAATGCCGTTTTCGTAAGTGCCCTGTACCTGATCCACCAAACGAACCAGATCATGATCACGGTAAAGAACAAATGCGAATAG
- the LOC131286793 gene encoding programmed cell death protein 10 isoform X1: MTMGDDAPVVTSLVLPILIRPILSQLERRDVVASQTLRAALTKAEQSHPGLTYDLVMGIIKKGDINVNMNESILRLQGAATDTDLIEYRLNRTEDAFQELNKKSAALKRILSRIPDEIADRKTFLETIKEIASAIKKLLDAVNEVVGFIPGSSGKQAVEQRKKEFVKYSKKFSTTLKEYFKEGDRANAVFVSALYLIHQTNQIMITVKNKCE; encoded by the exons ATGACAATGGGAGATGATGCGCCAGTCGTAACATCCCTGGTGCTTCCGATTCTGATACGGCCAATACTGTCGCAG CTGGAACGGCGCGATGTTGTCGCTTCGCAGACGTTGCGGGCCGCCCTGACCAAAGCAGAACAGAGCCATCCGGGTTTGACGTACGATCTGGTCATGGGCATCATCAAGAAGGGCGACATCAATGTCAACATGAACGAGAGCATCCTCAGACTGCAGGGTGCGGCCACAGATACGGATT TAATCGAATATCGACTGAACCGGACGGAAGATGCATTCCAGGAGCTGAACAAAAAGTCCGCGGCTCTCAAACGAATCCTGAGCCGAATTCCGGACGAGATAGCGGATCGGAAAACATTCCTGGAAACAATAAA AGAAATAGCTAGTGCCATTAAAAAGCTGCTCGATGCGGTCAATGAGGTGGTCGGCTTCATACCCGGATCGTCCGGGAAGCAGGCGGTTGAGCAGCGAAAGAAGGAGTTTGTGAAGTATTCCAAAAAGTTCAGTACCACCTTGAAGGAATACTTCAAGGAAGGCGA TAGGGCTAATGCCGTTTTCGTAAGTGCCCTGTACCTGATCCACCAAACGAACCAGATCATGATCACGGTAAAGAACAAATGCGAATAG